Proteins encoded in a region of the Paenibacillus sp. E222 genome:
- a CDS encoding MFS transporter has product MKYTDLHRNIKIRIITDFFTDLTQKSIIPFMAIYLSVQIGEGWAGMLLTVNIVVSMIVGLGAGYWSDRVGRKKLMVIAQLLQVFALFWLAAANSPWMNSVPLTCAMFLLSSISSGITGPIANAMIVDVSSEHERQYVYGLQYWTTNVAITIGALMGGLLFESFRFILFSLVCMESLVTLFILLFYIHETMNKKHSKHLDAPINRNILKTYVGVFRDKRFMIFFTATVLAVSLEFQMDNYIAVRLKSEFNAQLFHWDISGLQMFSLIMAINTVLVVIMAIPFSKWIGRFQSRFIMTVGMCLYTTGFAVLAFSNWAWLLITSAVLLTIGELMYAPVRHVMLAGMIPESDRAAYMAADGMSYNAAALLGSLGLTMGAFLPSYAMAGLYVWMGIGALVFFRQSLRPSTS; this is encoded by the coding sequence ATGAAATATACTGATTTGCATCGCAACATCAAGATTCGTATCATTACTGATTTTTTTACAGATCTAACTCAGAAATCCATTATTCCTTTTATGGCGATTTATCTGAGTGTGCAGATTGGTGAAGGCTGGGCAGGTATGCTGTTAACCGTTAATATTGTGGTCTCCATGATCGTTGGCTTGGGCGCAGGTTACTGGTCTGACCGAGTGGGGCGCAAGAAACTGATGGTCATCGCCCAACTGCTGCAGGTATTCGCCTTGTTCTGGCTGGCTGCCGCCAACTCCCCATGGATGAACTCCGTTCCTTTAACTTGTGCCATGTTTCTGCTCAGCAGCATTAGTTCGGGTATCACCGGACCCATTGCCAATGCCATGATTGTAGACGTGAGCAGTGAACATGAACGTCAGTATGTCTACGGGTTGCAATATTGGACCACCAACGTTGCCATTACGATTGGTGCGCTGATGGGCGGGTTATTATTCGAGTCCTTCCGCTTCATTTTGTTCAGTCTGGTATGCATGGAGAGCCTAGTAACACTATTTATTCTCTTGTTCTACATTCATGAAACAATGAATAAAAAACACTCTAAGCACCTTGATGCCCCGATAAATAGGAATATATTGAAAACTTACGTCGGTGTATTTAGAGATAAACGTTTTATGATTTTTTTCACCGCAACAGTGCTGGCTGTCTCTCTGGAATTCCAAATGGATAACTACATCGCCGTTCGTCTCAAAAGTGAATTCAACGCCCAACTGTTCCATTGGGATATCTCAGGTCTGCAGATGTTCAGTCTGATCATGGCGATTAACACTGTACTCGTCGTAATCATGGCCATTCCATTCTCCAAATGGATAGGGCGTTTCCAATCCAGATTTATCATGACCGTTGGCATGTGTCTGTACACTACTGGTTTTGCCGTGCTCGCTTTCAGCAATTGGGCCTGGCTGCTTATTACATCCGCTGTACTGCTAACCATTGGTGAGCTCATGTATGCGCCTGTCCGTCATGTCATGCTTGCTGGCATGATTCCTGAATCCGACCGTGCTGCCTATATGGCTGCAGACGGCATGAGTTATAACGCGGCCGCTCTACTGGGTAGTCTTGGCCTAACAATGGGGGCCTTTCTGCCTTCCTATGCAATGGCTGGCCTGTATGTATGGATGGGGATCGGTGCTCTCGTATTTTTCCGCCAGTCGCTCCGGCCATCAACGAGTTAA
- a CDS encoding RNA polymerase sigma factor, which translates to MKRTREGCFLDAGEAEQVVQRVKAGDQQAYAELIRAYERQMYTYCYGILSNREEAEDALQNIFITVYQNIGQYQAGTSFTSWLYKVAYHHSIDLIRKRKRWNRLIASWKEHQQQSPQPHETTLDELLMHLTTKERNLVMLKVVQQYSFEEIGQIMDMKPATLRKKYERLRKKLVQHNKTRRGISHDESYAK; encoded by the coding sequence TTGAAACGTACCAGAGAGGGATGCTTTCTGGATGCCGGGGAAGCAGAACAGGTTGTGCAGCGTGTAAAAGCCGGAGACCAACAAGCCTATGCCGAACTGATCAGAGCATATGAGAGGCAAATGTATACATATTGTTACGGCATACTAAGCAATCGTGAGGAAGCGGAGGACGCACTCCAGAACATTTTTATAACAGTTTATCAAAATATCGGACAGTATCAGGCCGGGACTTCATTCACCTCCTGGCTGTATAAGGTCGCCTACCATCACTCCATTGATTTGATCCGCAAACGCAAACGCTGGAATCGGCTGATCGCTTCGTGGAAAGAACATCAGCAGCAGTCCCCTCAACCACACGAGACAACGCTTGACGAGTTACTGATGCATTTGACTACCAAAGAGCGAAATCTGGTGATGCTTAAGGTGGTGCAGCAGTACAGTTTTGAAGAAATTGGTCAGATTATGGATATGAAACCGGCAACCTTGCGCAAAAAGTACGAGCGTCTTCGGAAGAAGTTGGTCCAACATAACAAGACAAGGAGGGGGATCAGCCATGACGAATCGTATGCAAAGTGA
- a CDS encoding DUF4179 domain-containing protein encodes MTNRMQSEMEEADILQEISDAGLNLGMPAGGYSDRIMKRLQEEARNNRLKLPGKVRRPHFARRMIAVTVASAMLCAGIVGSGFVSPVMAAALRNIPVVGGLFQDVGKSGLKKASEAGLTTVPEQQDAQDEITITISEVAYDGIRLSMAIEREGAEGLNMVNRDRVEEHPAKGYLGYPEMYLGDTKIGYRTRTLNEIASTDQAGKVGFSDKILIAEFENLSRTDGGDIPDDFEMRVLIPVTGIEQPYEFVIPVKKMLNGITLSPEKSQSNDEFAYTVQKVILTPAMTKLIVDTKGFAPDAGPLPKGHKLSAVHFEIINEQGEGVEQEYTTFEHGLPPVMSHSEETYAPFDQRPKKLIIKPYAFIIGSDWLPVLDENGNDSKVYYDDLELKIDVKL; translated from the coding sequence ATGACGAATCGTATGCAAAGTGAGATGGAAGAAGCGGATATCTTACAGGAAATTAGTGATGCTGGTTTGAATCTGGGTATGCCTGCTGGTGGATACAGCGATCGCATCATGAAGCGGTTGCAGGAGGAGGCACGAAATAACAGGTTGAAACTGCCCGGCAAGGTTCGGCGTCCTCACTTCGCTCGAAGAATGATTGCTGTGACTGTAGCAAGTGCTATGTTGTGTGCAGGGATTGTTGGCAGTGGTTTTGTCTCCCCCGTGATGGCTGCCGCGTTGCGAAACATTCCAGTTGTTGGCGGTCTTTTTCAGGATGTCGGGAAAAGCGGGCTGAAAAAAGCATCCGAAGCAGGGCTTACAACGGTTCCTGAACAACAAGACGCACAGGATGAGATCACGATAACGATCTCGGAGGTAGCCTATGATGGCATCCGGTTAAGTATGGCTATTGAGCGGGAAGGCGCGGAGGGTCTGAACATGGTTAATCGGGACAGAGTAGAGGAGCATCCGGCCAAAGGGTACCTTGGATATCCCGAAATGTACCTTGGAGATACGAAGATAGGCTACCGGACAAGAACCTTGAATGAGATTGCCAGCACGGATCAGGCCGGTAAGGTCGGGTTTAGCGATAAGATTTTAATAGCCGAATTCGAAAATCTGAGCAGGACTGACGGCGGGGATATCCCTGATGATTTTGAGATGCGGGTTCTTATTCCGGTCACCGGGATTGAGCAGCCGTATGAATTTGTGATTCCGGTCAAGAAGATGCTGAATGGCATCACGCTCAGCCCGGAGAAGTCGCAGTCCAATGACGAATTCGCTTATACGGTTCAAAAGGTAATACTCACCCCGGCGATGACCAAGCTCATCGTGGACACAAAAGGCTTTGCCCCGGATGCAGGTCCTTTGCCCAAGGGGCACAAACTCAGTGCTGTTCATTTTGAGATCATCAATGAACAGGGCGAGGGCGTTGAACAGGAATACACCACATTTGAACATGGACTTCCACCAGTGATGTCACATTCAGAGGAAACCTATGCTCCCTTTGACCAGCGACCCAAAAAACTGATCATCAAGCCCTATGCATTTATTATTGGCAGTGACTGGCTTCCCGTTCTAGACGAAAACGGCAACGATTCAAAAGTGTATTACGATGATCTTGAACTGAAAATTGATGTCAAATTGTAA
- a CDS encoding serine hydrolase: MNTTYLHSLLNGLDDFVEEQLQRWKGVGVAVAIIHRDEVILQKGYGYRDLESKLEVTPHTLFAIGSSTKAFTASTAALLVDQDMLKWDTPVRTYLKDFKMFDPVATERLTIRDMLCHRSGLPRHEMVWYNSSRSREELVNALQYLEPNEDFRNKWQYQNLMYMAAGYLVGQLKGTSWENVVQESLFNPLGMNSSVFSVDEMQNQPDFAFPYIDQNGESTRIPFRKIDAVGPAGSINSNLVDMIAWVQFQLNQGQQGGKQLISKEQLAVLHSPQMVCDSPFHSKELPLSTYGLGWMIDSYRGHAMIHHGGAIDGFASQVAFLPGEQIGVVVLCNTNGSILPYTISFNVIDRLLELEPVDWSGRLAKLVTGDSTDSEAATDTIETPTTSKTSVEEKPVETQVHPHDRPIHAYAGSYTHPGYGEIVIQQTNDGLQATLNAIEMPMEYTGKDTFSVELVLFGLKITFTFKTDEEDTISSLSIPLLFEPGTNPIEFVKTPSV, translated from the coding sequence ATGAACACAACCTATCTTCACTCATTGCTGAATGGATTGGATGATTTTGTGGAAGAGCAGCTTCAACGCTGGAAAGGAGTAGGTGTGGCGGTAGCGATTATTCACAGGGATGAAGTCATTTTGCAAAAAGGATACGGTTATCGCGATCTGGAGTCCAAGCTCGAAGTCACACCCCATACCTTATTCGCGATCGGTTCAAGTACCAAAGCCTTCACAGCATCAACCGCTGCCCTGCTCGTCGATCAGGACATGCTGAAGTGGGACACACCTGTTAGGACCTATTTGAAAGACTTCAAAATGTTCGATCCCGTAGCCACAGAACGCCTGACCATCCGCGATATGCTCTGTCATCGCTCCGGTCTTCCAAGGCATGAGATGGTATGGTACAACTCATCACGGAGCAGAGAAGAACTCGTAAACGCGCTTCAGTATCTGGAGCCTAATGAGGACTTTCGGAACAAATGGCAATATCAGAACCTGATGTATATGGCGGCTGGTTATCTGGTGGGTCAACTTAAAGGAACTTCATGGGAGAATGTCGTCCAGGAGTCCCTGTTTAACCCACTCGGGATGAATTCAAGCGTCTTCTCTGTTGATGAGATGCAGAATCAACCTGACTTCGCCTTCCCTTATATAGATCAAAACGGTGAGAGCACGCGGATACCTTTTCGGAAAATAGATGCCGTGGGGCCTGCTGGCTCTATTAACAGCAATCTGGTGGATATGATTGCCTGGGTGCAATTTCAATTGAATCAGGGGCAACAGGGTGGGAAACAACTGATTTCCAAAGAACAGTTGGCTGTTCTACACAGCCCGCAAATGGTTTGTGATTCACCATTTCACAGCAAAGAACTGCCTCTTAGCACGTACGGCCTAGGCTGGATGATAGATTCTTATCGCGGACACGCCATGATCCACCACGGCGGGGCAATCGATGGATTCGCTTCACAGGTCGCCTTTTTACCAGGGGAACAGATCGGTGTTGTAGTTCTTTGCAATACTAATGGGAGCATTCTTCCCTACACGATTTCTTTTAACGTTATTGATCGTTTGCTTGAATTGGAACCTGTAGATTGGAGTGGGAGATTAGCCAAATTAGTGACTGGAGATTCAACTGATTCCGAAGCAGCAACAGACACCATCGAAACACCAACGACGTCAAAAACTTCTGTTGAGGAAAAACCAGTGGAAACTCAGGTGCATCCCCATGATCGTCCTATCCATGCGTATGCGGGAAGTTATACCCATCCAGGTTACGGAGAGATCGTTATTCAACAGACGAACGACGGGTTACAGGCCACATTAAATGCCATTGAAATGCCTATGGAATACACTGGAAAAGATACGTTTTCCGTAGAGCTTGTCCTGTTTGGCTTGAAAATCACTTTTACGTTTAAGACGGATGAAGAGGACACCATAAGCTCTCTATCCATTCCGCTGCTGTTCGAACCTGGTACGAATCCCATTGAATTTGTAAAGACACCTTCAGTATAA
- the alr gene encoding alanine racemase, which yields MQEQYRPTQAEINLDHLCNNVDAFREALPQGMKLLACVKANAYGHGAVETARELERVGVDYLSVAFLDEALELRQHGITLPILVLGYTPPEGIAEAWKHDVTITLFSREVLEAIQHLETGTSSRKLKVHIKIDSGMGRLGLLPGDEALAFILEAAKLKQVILEGMFTHFAKADEKDKTYTLEQYRRFRSVVDALRDQGCVIPIIHTANSAAAIDTPELSYDMVRVGISLYGLYPTAEVNHQVVKLSPVLTLKTKAVLVKTLPPHWGVSYGTHYVTQGNERIATLPIGYADGFSRMLSGKAQVLVRGRRVPVVGTICMDQCMVSLESFAAEAEEIQVGEEVVLIGHQSGAVITADEVASQLGTIHYEVICMMAHRIPRVYTRHGAVVARINPLLTS from the coding sequence GTGCAAGAACAATATCGGCCGACCCAAGCGGAAATCAATTTGGATCATTTGTGCAACAACGTAGACGCTTTCCGCGAAGCATTGCCGCAAGGCATGAAGCTGCTCGCTTGTGTGAAGGCAAATGCCTATGGGCATGGAGCAGTGGAGACGGCCAGAGAACTGGAACGAGTTGGCGTGGATTACTTAAGTGTGGCTTTTCTTGACGAAGCGCTTGAATTGCGACAACACGGAATTACCCTTCCGATTCTGGTATTGGGTTACACGCCGCCAGAAGGCATCGCTGAAGCCTGGAAACATGATGTAACCATAACGCTGTTCAGTAGGGAAGTACTCGAAGCCATTCAACATCTGGAGACGGGCACATCCTCTCGTAAGCTAAAGGTTCACATCAAAATCGACAGCGGTATGGGCAGGCTTGGCCTGTTGCCAGGCGACGAGGCACTTGCTTTCATTCTGGAAGCAGCCAAGCTGAAGCAGGTGATCCTGGAAGGCATGTTTACCCATTTTGCCAAAGCGGATGAAAAAGACAAGACCTATACACTGGAGCAGTATCGACGGTTCCGAAGTGTGGTTGATGCACTGCGGGATCAGGGATGTGTCATCCCGATTATACATACGGCGAACAGCGCTGCCGCCATTGATACGCCGGAATTGTCCTACGATATGGTGCGTGTGGGAATCAGTCTTTACGGACTCTATCCTACCGCAGAGGTGAATCATCAGGTGGTGAAGCTGTCCCCGGTATTGACACTGAAGACGAAGGCGGTTCTTGTCAAAACGCTGCCTCCTCATTGGGGTGTAAGCTACGGAACCCATTATGTAACACAAGGGAATGAACGAATAGCGACCCTGCCTATCGGCTATGCAGACGGATTTTCAAGAATGCTGTCAGGTAAAGCACAAGTACTTGTGCGCGGCCGCCGTGTTCCCGTCGTCGGTACGATCTGCATGGATCAGTGTATGGTGTCGCTAGAATCTTTTGCAGCAGAAGCAGAAGAAATTCAAGTCGGCGAAGAGGTTGTTCTCATCGGTCACCAATCGGGTGCAGTCATAACTGCAGACGAGGTGGCATCTCAGCTCGGTACAATTCACTACGAAGTGATCTGCATGATGGCGCACCGAATTCCGCGGGTTTATACCCGTCATGGAGCAGTAGTCGCCAGAATCAACCCTCTTTTGACATCCTGA
- a CDS encoding CopG family ribbon-helix-helix protein, which yields MANLQNTKRIMISLPDYLLQEVDGIVALENSNRSELIRQAMKLYLTERKKRYIRESMQRGYMEMAKINLTMASEAFHAEEDADSTLDRLVSGV from the coding sequence GTGGCCAACTTGCAGAACACCAAGCGGATCATGATCAGTTTGCCTGATTATCTTTTGCAAGAAGTGGATGGCATCGTAGCGCTGGAGAATTCCAACCGCAGCGAATTGATTAGGCAGGCCATGAAGCTGTATTTGACGGAGCGTAAGAAACGTTACATCCGTGAGTCGATGCAGCGAGGGTACATGGAGATGGCGAAGATTAACCTCACCATGGCATCCGAGGCCTTTCACGCGGAGGAAGATGCGGACAGCACTCTGGACCGCTTAGTTAGCGGGGTGTAG
- a CDS encoding ABC transporter substrate-binding protein, protein MVVEVMDHYIQLRMVFSNVGEEEEIHTTIGELANHLCCTMRNMNLIMNKFMDHGWIRWSPQRGRGKTSVLVFCHPLLQAVQERFDRLLQGNKLEEAYALASAMPFSMQELLMQGLQGQFGLRSDHGVRGRVDTLRIPQETAFETLDPTRAYMWGEVGIVAQVFDRLVLYNAERQVCEPSLAVAWESNPEGTEWTFYLHKGILFHHGRILDAEDVRYTFERIISDEENPCRSLFGSIHRIETFDELTVRFVLLFPNFMFPDMMSSMNASILPRDVELDPMHPMGTGPYRLARNHPKLLVLEVFPSYFRGRAFIDRVEIWQLPQTGLVESAIKQDLFPDGQARSIQHQVQGGVYMTFNMRKEGPQQDVYFRQGVQQLMDPQEMMGALARRDVQAAYSLVRDKSEEKQMLERIESKPTALSADSSLVRASKLLQRSCYAGQIIKVWVEEGEKMEADMAWFAKRCALIGLKVSVTPGNPVNAVYHDEFAAYDVIYTGEVFDEHVTLSLLTMYTFQNTLFLMAMDDERKRELERECRHVVRIQDSAERLRTLMTLEDRLIQEALLLPTYSFREEHAHHVSLQDYRVVAYGMPDLRRLWVKRSSNTVEDTASYPAYIPLW, encoded by the coding sequence ATGGTTGTGGAGGTCATGGATCATTATATTCAGCTTCGCATGGTCTTTTCGAATGTAGGCGAAGAGGAAGAAATACATACAACAATTGGTGAACTGGCGAATCATTTATGTTGTACGATGCGCAATATGAATCTGATTATGAACAAATTTATGGATCATGGCTGGATCAGATGGAGCCCACAACGCGGCAGAGGGAAGACATCGGTGCTCGTTTTTTGCCATCCTCTTTTACAGGCTGTTCAGGAACGATTCGACCGACTGTTGCAAGGCAACAAGCTGGAAGAGGCCTATGCGCTGGCTTCGGCAATGCCGTTCTCGATGCAAGAATTATTGATGCAAGGATTGCAGGGACAGTTCGGTCTACGTTCCGATCACGGCGTTCGAGGAAGAGTTGATACGCTGCGAATTCCACAGGAGACTGCCTTTGAGACATTGGACCCGACCCGGGCTTACATGTGGGGAGAAGTTGGGATTGTTGCGCAGGTATTTGATCGCTTGGTACTGTACAACGCTGAACGCCAAGTCTGTGAACCAAGCCTTGCCGTTGCATGGGAGAGCAACCCTGAGGGAACAGAGTGGACCTTTTATTTGCATAAAGGCATACTCTTTCACCATGGCAGGATTCTTGATGCAGAGGACGTAAGATATACGTTTGAACGGATTATTTCCGATGAGGAGAACCCTTGCAGGTCACTGTTTGGCTCCATTCATCGCATAGAGACGTTCGACGAGCTAACGGTGCGCTTTGTGTTGCTGTTTCCCAACTTTATGTTCCCGGATATGATGAGCAGCATGAATGCATCCATTTTGCCCCGTGATGTGGAGCTTGACCCGATGCATCCGATGGGTACGGGTCCTTACCGATTGGCACGCAATCATCCCAAGCTGCTTGTGCTGGAGGTGTTTCCTTCCTATTTCAGAGGACGGGCGTTTATTGATCGGGTTGAAATATGGCAGCTTCCCCAGACGGGTCTAGTGGAGTCGGCGATCAAACAGGATTTATTTCCAGACGGACAGGCTCGCTCGATTCAGCATCAGGTTCAGGGCGGGGTGTATATGACATTTAATATGCGAAAAGAAGGCCCACAGCAGGATGTATACTTTCGTCAGGGTGTTCAGCAACTGATGGATCCACAGGAGATGATGGGGGCATTGGCACGCAGAGATGTACAGGCTGCATATAGCCTGGTCCGGGACAAGTCCGAGGAAAAGCAGATGCTTGAACGAATAGAATCGAAGCCAACAGCCCTCTCTGCTGACTCATCTCTCGTAAGAGCTTCCAAGCTGTTACAACGCAGCTGCTACGCAGGCCAGATCATAAAGGTATGGGTAGAGGAAGGCGAGAAAATGGAAGCAGACATGGCCTGGTTCGCAAAGCGTTGTGCGCTTATTGGACTGAAAGTGAGCGTGACGCCAGGTAATCCGGTAAATGCCGTATACCATGATGAATTTGCCGCTTATGATGTGATTTACACGGGTGAAGTGTTCGATGAGCATGTGACGCTGAGTCTACTAACGATGTATACGTTTCAGAATACGCTGTTTCTTATGGCTATGGATGACGAGCGAAAAAGGGAGCTGGAACGCGAATGCAGACACGTCGTTAGGATTCAGGATAGTGCGGAGCGATTGCGTACGCTAATGACGTTGGAAGACCGGCTCATTCAAGAGGCTCTGCTCCTGCCTACATACAGTTTTAGGGAAGAGCATGCACACCACGTTTCGCTTCAGGATTATCGTGTCGTAGCATACGGTATGCCTGATCTGCGTCGATTGTGGGTGAAGAGGAGTTCAAATACAGTAGAAGATACTGCGAGTTATCCGGCGTATATCCCATTGTGGTAA
- a CDS encoding DUF4367 domain-containing protein: MRRISWMLAMVLVLSTLLAACGKKDAAAVVKDLNEVVGEMESYQGAGVMTLHTGDTPQQYKVEVWHQKPSYYRIALTNAKKDVTQIVLRNDEGVFVLTPSQNKSFRFQSNWPDNQGQVYLYETLIRSITGDSTRQFADEKESYVFDVAANYNTHALVRQKIWLNKSDYAPKQVEVSDSNANVVVDVKFDSFKFGTEFEKDAFDMQRNMTAATENGGKAGTDSGAAPAGDGKETTKPQAATEEGSASNPSGTVSDGQTGVSDNAEQQGSEDPASGQGTEEPTSAEPEGTDSFGVIQPTYAPEGVKLKDDQIVEGSGDYSVMLRYEGTYNYTIFEARPQDRAVSLAPSRVVDLGFTLGMISGDALQTLTWMTDGVEYRITSADLPENEMIQIATSMQEESGK; this comes from the coding sequence ATGCGCCGAATATCATGGATGCTTGCCATGGTATTGGTCTTATCGACCTTACTTGCCGCCTGCGGGAAGAAGGATGCGGCAGCCGTGGTCAAAGATCTGAACGAAGTCGTAGGAGAAATGGAAAGTTATCAGGGGGCAGGCGTTATGACGCTGCATACCGGAGATACGCCGCAGCAGTACAAGGTCGAGGTATGGCATCAAAAGCCTTCGTATTATCGTATCGCGTTAACGAATGCCAAAAAGGATGTAACACAAATTGTACTGCGCAATGATGAGGGCGTATTTGTCCTGACACCGAGTCAGAACAAAAGCTTCCGTTTCCAGAGTAACTGGCCGGATAACCAAGGCCAGGTATACCTCTACGAGACACTGATCCGCAGCATAACAGGTGATTCGACCCGCCAGTTTGCCGATGAGAAGGAAAGCTATGTATTCGATGTAGCTGCCAACTACAATACACATGCATTGGTCAGACAGAAAATATGGTTGAACAAAAGCGATTACGCACCGAAACAGGTAGAAGTGTCCGATTCGAATGCCAATGTGGTGGTCGATGTGAAGTTCGATAGCTTCAAATTTGGTACCGAATTTGAGAAAGACGCGTTTGACATGCAGCGTAATATGACTGCTGCTACTGAAAATGGTGGCAAGGCTGGTACTGACTCAGGCGCGGCTCCTGCTGGGGACGGTAAAGAGACTACCAAACCTCAAGCTGCTACAGAGGAAGGTTCTGCATCGAATCCAAGCGGAACCGTTAGTGATGGACAGACGGGTGTGAGTGATAACGCCGAACAGCAAGGTTCAGAAGATCCAGCCAGCGGGCAAGGAACGGAAGAACCAACATCAGCCGAGCCGGAAGGTACAGACAGCTTCGGGGTTATTCAGCCAACCTATGCACCGGAAGGCGTCAAATTGAAAGACGATCAGATCGTGGAAGGGTCAGGAGACTATTCGGTTATGCTTCGTTACGAAGGAACTTATAATTACACGATCTTTGAGGCGCGGCCGCAGGACAGAGCCGTATCCCTTGCGCCGTCCCGAGTTGTGGATCTTGGATTCACCCTGGGAATGATCAGCGGAGATGCTTTACAGACACTCACTTGGATGACAGATGGAGTGGAGTACAGGATTACAAGCGCAGATTTGCCAGAAAACGAGATGATACAGATTGCGACCTCCATGCAGGAAGAGTCAGGGAAATGA